In Metopolophium dirhodum isolate CAU chromosome 5, ASM1992520v1, whole genome shotgun sequence, the sequence AAAAAAAGTTACTTGAAATATCCatattagttttgtttaaaaaacaacgttttgaACACGTTTTAATGTCCGACTATGTTCTAGACCTGTTTTCGATATCTTCTGTTGAACCGAAATGATCAACTTCAATTTTCTGATGATTTTCTCAGTGATCttctcatattattaattattgatgaaaTTCCATTTCTGAAACTACCTagttggcagaatttttaaatattattaatagattaCTGGTAATGATTTTTTgggtaaattaatttcataaatcgTTATAGGATATTCTAATTTGTAGATAAATCGTTTTCTAAAATTAGTTTCTatgaaaactattaatataaagtgttataaataaatttctgagaaaattaattcaactaggtacaaaaactcaaaaatcaatttaaattaattttggaaaCGATTTCCAAAATTAGTTCAAGCAttggtttcttaaaaaaaattatatggatcACTGATATTGATTGCATTATCCCCAAACATTTTCTTTGCGATAATCCAATCAATGACagctttaaaaattatataaacttattaatataaacacgaacggtttaaaatgaaataaattcgCATCGCAAGCaccgatattaaaaaaaaaaccttttatttatctaatccaatagccaataggtagcGGAAATGaccgttattacttattattatttactatctaGGTAATTCGATTGTAGTCTAAGTAACGTTAAGgcagataattaattataaatatataaaaagaaaaaaattaacattaagagtatattatatataaatgtttttttctaacgttatattaaaaatccGACCAAAGTAGGTAGTTCGAAGGAAACTTTCTCAGTGTTAcgaatactataaaaaaaaaaatgaaaaaaaatatacaatatacatcagcACTATGTATATGGCGATCgcagaacataatatacaagtagacacttacacacacacacatacacatagtACAATAGAATACAATAGAATACAATAGAATACAATCGACAGTGGCTTGtcgttttgttttaataatattgtatggtcaaacaatataatatagttcgcGGTGCACAATTTTTGTATTCTAGTAGATAGGATAGAAAAGCCCGACTCCAGTTCATTTCTTCTTTCTCTTAATCGTGCCCGTGTCACCTTCGGTTCCGGCTGCCGTCGTTTTGTTGTTCCGGTCGCTGTTTTGCGGGTGTACTACTCGTGGTATGTTCATCCTTTTGGGTTGCTTCTGCTGGAGCTGTTGCTGTAGGTGCTGTGGATGCTGGTGCTGCGAGTTCTGCTGCACCGAACTGGCTTTGATGACAATCCTAGGCTCGACGGGTTTTTTGACGGTTAACGTCATGGCCGTTGCCGCCTGTACCGCAGGACAAACCTTGTTTGGTACGCAGGGCACCACCAAGGATTTGTGTTCCTCGGGTATGGTGTCCTGTTGCGGTTGCCTGTTGAACGGCCCAGCGACGGTCATGGCGTCCGCCTTATCCTTCTTCCTGCCCAGCGTCGACGACACCCTGGGGGGAGGCGGTGGAGGTATTTTTCCTGACCCCTCGGGTATTCCCGCCAACGGTGGAGGCAATGACAGTCTACGCTCGTTAACGGGACCGCATTGCGCCGGAAAGTCCGGCAATACTTTCGGGTATTTGATCCGGCGGACACCACCACCGCCATCCGAACAGCAGTCTACACCGCCGTTGCCACCATTCATCGCATACTCCTTGGATGTAACATTTATATCTTCGTAATGCGAGCTCGATTCGAAGCTGGCGTTTTTTGACGAAGCCACAGCCAACGTCTTTGGCTTACACACCTGTGAAACGAAATCGGTCAGGAAAAGAAAAGATTGACAtttcaacttaattttaaattaagttaataaatttaattataattaaacagtCAATTATACACACAGTTTGCAGTGTGATACTAACTTGGGTGTAAAAAGGTTCTTTTGGGATGTCTCGCGCTGGTTCCGATTTTGAGTATCCATGAGTGACCTTAATGCCGGGTCTCTTCTCTTTCACAGCGGGTTTCAATTGAATGCTAGTGGAACTCTTGTGTAACGTGTCTTGCGAAGACATCAATAAGTCATCACAATCGTTGAGTGCGTCGCTTCTGGTTaaagtttttttgttaatcGAACCCAACGATAGCGATGGTTTTATTTCTACTCTTTCTAAGTGACCCATCGCGTCCATCGATTTCGTCAGCTCTATGGGCGTTTGCTTTAACACACTTATCGTCCGGGCGGCCGGCGTTGCGTCAATACCGACAGAAACCTAAGAagacaaatacatttattaaattgttatatagaagaaaaaaaaatgaaatactatGTGATACATTACTTTATTTCTAGTCTTTTCAGCTGCTTTATGAGCGTCGGGTACTTCAGATTTTTCGGCCATCACCGACGGGTCTTCAGCACACACTAACTGCCTTTTTTTATCTTCCCTCCGCTGTCTCCGCAAAATCCTAGGGGAATACCGTTGTATGATCTCCGTGTTAATCCACTCCTTGACCCGGGTGTGTGGGTCCATAGTTATCGTGCTACTACTTCTTTGTCTCGATATTTCCGCCCACTTCCCTAACCGTTTACCACCGATGGCTTCGGGTTTTACGCTGGCCAACGCGACTGAATCGTACGCTTGGTTCTTGTTAAACTTATGCACGTTTGCTATTTCTGGTTCCTCTGCAGTCGTTTTCATGTACACGTCGTTCTgctcgtcgtcatcgtcgtcaaaCGTCCGGCTCGTGTTCGCACCGTTGCATCTAAACCGGTTGTTGAACAAACGTTCGCGAACTCTCAACTTATCCCTCTGATAGTAAATTCCGCCGAATGCGCAGATGTTGACCAACAGAAAAAGTATCCCGATGATAATTATCAGAGACACGACAAAAGAGGACGACGCTTCTACGGTTTCCTGGACCGTCTTATCGGATGGTTCAGCCGAAGGCTCTTCGCCAGGGTTGGGTTCTTCTGGGAACTCATCGGGCTTTGGCATTGGGTCTTCTGGCATCAATGTGGGTAAGCTGAATATTGGTTCACGATCAATCCACGGTGGTTGGGACTCTTTCGGTATCACAGGCAACGAAGAGTACGACGGCTTAGACTGTTCTGCGTCTTTTTGCCGTTCGTCTTCAATCCTTTGTGGAAGATCTACGTTCCAAAATTTACACTTACTTGTTCTATAATTCACTCTTTGCCTGTTCGTCAAATCTGAAATCGTTGAAAtataacaatcatattattagaaTCGATTAATTGAatcatcttaatattatataacgtattGACTGACTTAGTTCCAAGTAAGCACGATTTGCAGTATTGTATTTCGGCCATCGTACATTATTCATTTTCCATTCATTTtggtatgatttttttgaaaaatttgggTCTCTAAgtacatattaatttgtaatttatttttttttcgattttgtctCTTTTTAATTaaggaattataataaaaatatagagatCAATTATTTTTACCCTGTTTTAGCAAAATTACTCCAATGAGTCATTATCATTTCTGATAATCTTTTTTCCTTTGGGTCATATTGAGTTTTAAGATGAATTGTATTACCACCCAATGGTACACCCAAAGCATACGGTAAATCTTCGccgtttatacttttttttacctataatataataaatagataatattgtaaataatataacaacataatCGTTAAATAGTCTGTCGTATATCGTTTTAAATGGATTTTACCACGTCGTATTCGCTAAAAGTACTTCTATGAGTAAAAACGTAGAAGTACGTGTTTTCGTTGACCTCTGACTGGATTTCGGCAAGTTGTGTTAAAGGTGCTAAAACCATGGCATCACTTAGAATATCCAACAAGACATCACGATTTTCCAGAGCTCCCGATGAAGACCACGTTCGATTACGGTCGGTGTATTGTGCTAAAGTGGCCGTAAGAGTGAAATCTGGAAAAAGCTTTGGAAAACAATTaccattatacatatataacataaatatatttaaatacatggagaataaaataatttaattacttaccTCGAACTTAGCTTTCATGTAATCCAACAATACTTTGTTTTGTTCGTTTTCTAACATACCATGCGCTAGTGACACGCTATCCAGCAAGTGGTAACTTTCGTATTCCGTGACGCCGGCTAGGATTTTATAACTGAAAAttacatttgttaaaaaatcatgtttgtgtatgttttttattattattatgatttggtCGTTCGttgtagtaaaatatatactttttcattAAGTTCTTGTGTTCTTTCAATAACGGCAGTGGTTCGTTGGTAATCATCACGCCATCGACCATCGGACCGAACACGGTGACGAACGGCGGTAAGTACATCTTGGTTGACACCAGATCCGTAAATCGTTTCCTTCGCAAGCATTCGAAAAATTTCTCGTTGCCACCTGGCTCGCAGTTCAACGACTGGCCAACTTGTATAGTGTTCATGATCGGATTTTTCACCCACGCCCAATCAGACAAAGCTGAACCACTCATCAGTATAGCTCTTTGGAATAAATCTGGCAGGATTCACACAAAAATGGAACtcgtttataacaattaaatatatatataatatattttattactgtaatactgttttcaaacatatttagATTACAACGCGATAGCATTATAGCAATATagcattaattttattatgagatcaatggtgtttttttagTATGTGTAAACTAGCATCATGTTTAAATAACTCTATTACTATTACATACAGCGAACACgcgttgtttttaaaaaatatattcgttaTTTCGTTCAGTGTATAAGTGAGTGTTACTCACTATTGTTATTGACCGGTGGCGCCATCATTAGAAAATTCGCGCAAGCTGCTCCGGTACCGTGTCCCATCACCGTAACCGCATTTGGGTTACCGCCAAACGCTTGTATGTTATTCTTGATCCACTCTAAGGCAGCCATTTGATCTAACAGGCCGAAATTACTAGCAGGAATGTCTCCACCGTTGGACTTTAAAAAACCTACACGAATATATTCgacaaaaatactataatatttacagttacaatattattatataatacctacacgtTAGTACGTTATATGAGTAATATCGATCTGGTCCTATTCAACACCGACAATAGCGAACAAGCAAATCTACTTCAGGGACCAGATATAATATGCCATACAGGTGTGTAGATAcaaatactatatatacctattacctttactctttagtaggtatataatacaacataacataatattatatttaaatttcttattttcgTTAGAATCTATTTATGTTGACTTCACTTTTGGATACTTtgcaaagcatttttactaattattttctgTTCAAAGATAATTCATATGTTTCTATAGTATTTTATCTACTTCAAGACaagtaaaaaatacttaacattAAAATGAATTATCCTTTATTTCTCTAATCATGGTTTACATTTTAAACCAACAAAAGTTACTGTCGATTTAAGGATTTCAAGAAGGAATTAAGCATAGGTACATGGGCTGACATAGAAATTGTAGGATATAGATTTTCCCGTTGTACAATCACGGTGGTGAAAAATTTGGGCTGTAGTCTTAAGTAAAGAATATAAAGGTAAGACTTCTGAAATACCTAGGTAAATGGCTAGGAAACATACTTTGGAATTCCATTTTTAAATCCAGAAGAAGTAGGTAACTGCGTTGCAATGGATTTTATAAGTGAGATGCCACAGAAATTTTCCGATTTTGGTACTTATATTTGTGACGATATTATTTTCCCTCCacgtatttttatgtattagaaaaaaataataattagttaataagcgttatatataataatatattcgtatatttttatgCTACTCATTTATGGCCCAATCTCCGGgtacactttaaaaatatagatttcaTTTGTGGCCCAATGTCCGGGTAGTCAAATGTaagcaaatattttatacaaaacagGTAGATAAAATGTGGCCCAATTACCGACCGTCCATGTTATCGTGTGATTATTTTACTCGGAAGAATCAAGAATGCGTGCCTAAACGTAATCGTAAACATTTCATCGCCTTACTTTGGCAATGGGTAAGGATCTTTAGCATAATACCTGCTGCTATCGGCCGCACAAACGTACGCGATgtcaggtatattatattatacacatgagAGAGCAGGACTCACCTAAAACGCCCACGCGGtagttaattgtaataaaaataacttttccgTAGCTAGCTAGCACGGAACCGTCGTACGGGTTGCCAGAGTTCCACTCAAACGATTCACCATGAATGAACATTATCACAGCGTACTTGCTCTTCTTGGTGTTGGCTTTGTAACCGTTTCCCGCTTCATCGTTCATTTCGTTTTTTggatctataaaaaaaaatattatgtacattttatatttaatatattacatgtataatatttttgttcagcTGGCTGCAGGTTATTAATTGATCgttctgtatatataatatataggtacagattatatatgtatatattattgtctatatagtATGATGATTGATGACCCTCGTTTACCTCAGTAAACGGTCATAGgtaatattgcaataataatagaGTAGTGAGTACAGACTATCTTCACACTCTTAACATTGGAATAGATCGAGTAATCAATCAGAAACACCAATCACGCATGCAAAATATCATCGGgagaaaatgtatataaaattatgtttaggtatacttaaaatgaaaataaataatattgtgtaagtactgcaatatttgtaatttaggtatatacataattgttattattttgaaatttcactTATCCCAGCAGGTACATAtggatttttcaataattataattcaaaagatTCACGGATCGCCGGTATAATTACACTTAATTATTGCgtaaatggatattataactCGCTAACGATAGTATatcgtatactatatatacctgATAATCACAATCGACTTATAGTTACGTAATTTGTGTTATGTTTTTAATCATGTACCGCTATTAACTCGAATCgcgagaatattatttttataggttaCTCGAATGCATGATTGACGCTGTCTCAGTGTTATTTTGTTTACCGACGTGGTAGAGTAAACATTAGCTTTTCGTTCCGATTGagctttaaataatttgttatatgcGTGGGGAATACACCACTACCACCACTAACCAACGAGTGTAATGGCAAACTTACAGATGTGTAGTTTTTCCTTACTCTATTTATCTcactagatttaaaaaaaaaaaaatgtttacttgtTATTGTTACCTGTAGATTATGACAAGTGTATAAATCCATACAATTTGTGAGATCATGATCAGATTCATCATTCATGGACCCATCACGTTAATAAGCTTATAACccgtaacaatataaataataattcaagagTTCGCAACAATAGTGCATGACTGTAAGTGATTAAAAACTTGGCTGGAGTTTGAAGaaggataaattaatataatggcGGCTTTATACTTTATGATTATTGATCATCTAActaaggaaaaataaataacataatatatgaattaggTACGGGTCACTGTAAATTACttcaggtttttaattttttatgtaaattgctgtctaaatatattttatacatacgtaAATGGTTAATTACGTCGAgggatattattgaaaaaacaaaatttttctttcattttttagatttaagatTGGCAATATtagtgtattaatatttaaatgtttaaaaatataggttaaCAGCTCTGAAAAGGTGTAGTATatgatagtatttttatatttaaaaagttacgaataaaataatttatgcattgATCTGTAAAACGATAGATATGTGGGTAGCAAGTGGATTGTAAGACACAACTTTTgactgattataataataaaattaacgacAATTTCCAGTAAGGGACGTACAGGAAACGGAACTATACGTAGACACGTAGGTACCGATTTACGAGTAATATTttgatactatttattattattattaatttttttttcgccgaACGACAAAACACGTCATATATGTGATGTCGGTTTACGTTTGACAACGCAGCAGCTGTTTCGGTCCACGATTACCATCTGGGACAgtctaaaaagttataaaaaatacttgCATACGATattcggtacctatatagtatataccaacatattacatacatttatacgattacaccggtataataatatatattaatatattatctgtaattgtattataataaaatatgtataataacttaTACGTATGAACAATAGTCTTATTGTGTCCGCCTATAGTTCGAAATCCTGAACACACTCGTCACATAAATGCACAATATTTCAGATTAACCTGTTTCACTGTAATATTAAACAACTGAGTAAAATGGATTCTTATCCTATCATTTGTTATGTTATTCGTAAGGAGTGGTGGCGTGATCATTTTTTATCTGCAGTTACGCCAGGGGcattcaatctttttcatcccGCTGCTCCTTTGTgagttcacaatatttttacggctcccaaattattatgaaaaaatgaaacaataCGAATTCAATATTGTAGCCAATATGGGTGATTTTAACAGTGACTTTAGTACTAGAAATACAACTTCAAATAGTCGGGTAATGTGTTTCATTATCGTTTTCATAATCActttaatgaatataaataataattatattaattatacttgacCTACATTAATTTTGGTTTCCGGTACTTTGACGCAGCTCTCTTCAACAACTCTCTCAACACCCCTGGGAGCCGTGACGTACAGTTTGAATACCTCTGAGTTACGCAATTTAATTCTTATGATTATTGACTACCCTCCCACTTACCCAGTACCGATTAATAGAAAATCATACAATATTAGTTAGCTGTTATAATTTCAAAGTCAATTGTTTTATATCAGACACTGACCTGCCAAGTACCAACCACTACCCatcctttttttaatttatataactgcGTAAATGTAACCCCGTTCACGCCACTGCTATTCGTTAGTAATGCGGTGACAGCGCATGCGTGAACTACGTACAACATCTCTCATAGGTGTcttattagattttaattggAAATCGAGTTATGAGTATTCCAAGATGTAGGTATAAACaactaacaaatttaaaatactcataactcactttaaaattaaaatataataaaaagcctatgagatgccctagataatattcttgcCTTTAAACTTTATACGAGGTCATTTCTCtctaattttagaattattatgattataatcattattgtgaaCGTACAATTTGCGATGTTGCGCcagggtcagagagagaaaacaaatagtgtgccGACATCC encodes:
- the LOC132944955 gene encoding neuroligin-4, Y-linked-like, which produces MGGGGTATLALVVVTAAAAVVMVAGGVRPEVLGYTETVWLDRQGPLKGLITTVGGGAEQRLDRVEVYLGVPYAASQERFMPPGESPTWCPKADDGSFDRSHCRPLRAEYLKPVCPQRPPDLLVANKRLSAVRQNYLKRLTSYLGNQSEDCLYLNIYAPHDPKNEMNDEAGNGYKANTKKSKYAVIMFIHGESFEWNSGNPYDGSVLASYGKVIFITINYRVGVLGFLKSNGGDIPASNFGLLDQMAALEWIKNNIQAFGGNPNAVTVMGHGTGAACANFLMMAPPVNNNNLFQRAILMSGSALSDWAWVKNPIMNTIQVGQSLNCEPGGNEKFFECLRRKRFTDLVSTKMYLPPFVTVFGPMVDGVMITNEPLPLLKEHKNLMKNYKILAGVTEYESYHLLDSVSLAHGMLENEQNKVLLDYMKAKFELFPDFTLTATLAQYTDRNRTWSSSGALENRDVLLDILSDAMVLAPLTQLAEIQSEVNENTYFYVFTHRSTFSEYDVVKKSINGEDLPYALGVPLGGNTIHLKTQYDPKEKRLSEMIMTHWSNFAKTGDPNFSKKSYQNEWKMNNVRWPKYNTANRAYLELNLTNRQRVNYRTSKCKFWNVDLPQRIEDERQKDAEQSKPSYSSLPVIPKESQPPWIDREPIFSLPTLMPEDPMPKPDEFPEEPNPGEEPSAEPSDKTVQETVEASSSFVVSLIIIIGILFLLVNICAFGGIYYQRDKLRVRERLFNNRFRCNGANTSRTFDDDDDEQNDVYMKTTAEEPEIANVHKFNKNQAYDSVALASVKPEAIGGKRLGKWAEISRQRSSSTITMDPHTRVKEWINTEIIQRYSPRILRRQRREDKKRQLVCAEDPSVMAEKSEVPDAHKAAEKTRNKVSVGIDATPAARTISVLKQTPIELTKSMDAMGHLERVEIKPSLSLGSINKKTLTRSDALNDCDDLLMSSQDTLHKSSTSIQLKPAVKEKRPGIKVTHGYSKSEPARDIPKEPFYTQVCKPKTLAVASSKNASFESSSHYEDINVTSKEYAMNGGNGGVDCCSDGGGGVRRIKYPKVLPDFPAQCGPVNERRLSLPPPLAGIPEGSGKIPPPPPPRVSSTLGRKKDKADAMTVAGPFNRQPQQDTIPEEHKSLVVPCVPNKVCPAVQAATAMTLTVKKPVEPRIVIKASSVQQNSQHQHPQHLQQQLQQKQPKRMNIPRVVHPQNSDRNNKTTAAGTEGDTGTIKRKKK